TTTTCTGCAAAACAGCCTCGAGGTCGGGCAGTTTGGCGTTTTGCGGCGCAAGCACACGCACACGAACACGGCTGGGATCAAGCCAGAGGTCAATGGCCTGCTGCACCTGCGCCAGCGTCACATTGCGCTGCGTAAAACGCAGGTTCTGCTCCGCCTGGTCGCCGCCCAGCTCAAACTGCACAGACCCCAGCCACGAGGCCAGACCGTTGAGCGTTTCCGCCGAGCGGTCCATGCTGTCCTCGAGGTTGTAGCGGGCGCGTTTGAGGGCTTCTGGCTTGAAATCTGCGGCCTTGAGCTTGGCAAGGTCAGCGGTCAGGCCCTGCCAGAAGGCATCGAGCTTTTCCGGGGCCAGATTGGCGGTAATATACAGCATGCCAGCACGGTCAAGGCTCATGTTGCCCACGCTCAGACCGTCAACAAGCTGCTTGTCATATTCGTACTTGCGGGTCAGCAACGAGGTGCCGTCGCCGCCAAGCAGGTAGCTCAGCACATCAAGATCAACCGAGCGCAGGTCTCGCAACGCAGGCGCGGGAAAGGCAAGACCAAGATAAATCTTGTTCCACGGGCCGCGCACCACTTCCACGCGGGGGCCACCAGGGGCGTCGCGCAGATCGACCGCAGGAGGCGCGACAACATCGTTGGTATTGGTCATACCGCCAAAAAGTTCCTGCGCGTGCTGCATCACGGCCTGCGGATCAATGTCGCCCGCCACCAGCAACAGCATGTTCTGCGGCTGGTACCAGCGCTGCACATAGGCGCGCAGGTCGTCTGCGGTGATGGCCCGCACGGTGTCCTTGAAACCGATAATGGGGCGTCCGTACACGGTATTCTGAAGGGTGGAGACCTGCAGGCTTTCAAACAGCCTGCTCATGGGCGAATCCTGGTCGCGTTCAAGCTCAGATATCACCACTTCCTTTTCCGATTCCAGCTCCTTGGGATCCAGCGAAGCCTGGAAGGCCATTTCCTTCACAACATCCATGCCCATGCGCCAGTGGGCGGCAGGCATGTCTGTCATGTACCAGGTTTTGTCAAAGCTGGTTGCGGCGTTAAGGTAACCGCCAAGGGCCTCCACATCACGCGCCACCTGCCCCTTGGGGCGGTGCTCCGTGCCTTTGAAAACCATGTGCTCAAGCAGATGGCTGATACCAGCCTGTTTTGGGTCTTCGTTCACCGAACCGGTGCGCACATAAAGACGTGTGGCCACAAGCGGAAAACGGCTATCCTTGATGATATACACCGAAAGCCCGTTGGGCAGACGCGTCAAAACCCGCTGATCGCCGGGCGCGGCAGAGGCCGCACCAGCCAGCAAAGCCATCAGCAGGGGCAATAACAATAGAATGCGTTGCATGTTCGCTCCTGAAAAGAGATTGCCAATCACGGCCCCACGGCCAGCAGAAAAGGCGGAAATACCGCCACCAGGCGTGGACCGGATTGCTTTTAAATCAACATGAATACTAATACCGTCGGCACAGCTATGCAAGCCGCCTCCGGGCGAGTTTTTTGCAGGGCCCTACTCTGCTTCGCTTATGCTCAAAACACTTTTGCCCTGCCCCAGTACCGTGCGACCCCAAACCTGCACAGTCCCGGCGCTGAACCATAAAAAACCGGCAGCCCTGAGACTGCCGGTTGTGTTCATAAAGCAAAAGCTCGTGGGCTCTGCAAAGGCAGATACACTAGCCGCCGAGGTACGCTTCCTTGACCTTGGGGTCTTCGAGCAGTTCGCGGCCAGGGCCTTCAAGCACAACCCGGCCCACTTCAAGAATATAGGCATAGTGCGCTACAGAAAGGGCCGCAAAGGCGTTCTGTTCAACCAGAAGCACGGTTTTGCCTTCTTCGTTGATGCGCTTGACGATGTCGAAGATTTCACGCACTAGCAAGGGCGCGAGGCCCAGCGAGGGTTCGTCAAGCATGAGCAGGTCAGGACGGCTCATAAGAGCGCGACCCACGGCCAGCATTTGCTGCTCACCGCCCGAAAGCGTGCCGCCCTTCTGCCAGCTGCGTTCCTTCAGCCGGGGAAAGAGGCTGTAAACCCATTCGATATCGTGGGCGATTTCGTCCCTGTTGCTACGCGAGTACGCGCCCAGATGCAGGTTTTCCTCAACCGTCAGGTGGGGCAGAATGCGCCGCCCTTCCGGAGAAAGCGAAATGCCCCTGCGCACCATGTCTTCGGGCTTGAGCCCCATGAGCGAAACTGGAGCATCGCCCTCATGACGGGTGAGCAGAATATCGCCGCTGATGGTCTTGTTCAGGCCGGCAATGGAGCGGATGATACTGCTCTTGCCCGCGCCGTTGGCCCCGATAAGCGTAACAATGCTGCCGCGCGGGATATTCAGGCTTATGCCCTGGACGGCCTGAATGCCGCCGTAGCGCACATGGAGATTACGAATTTCAAGCATGATGCACCCTGTCCATATCTGTCGGTCTGCTGCGGAATCAGTTTCCGCTGCATGTCTTTTTCGCTGCGCATTGCCGCCCGATCAGGCTTTACCGCGCTGATCCGCGCTCAGACGCAGCCGATAGCGGGCATACGAGGCTGCGCACCCCGTCGCCCGGCCCACGGCTATACTACTTTTTCAAGCGTGGCGTCTTCGCCCAGATAGGCGCGGATAACCACGGGGTTGTTGCGAATGGCTTCGGGGCCGCCCTCGGCGATCAGCGCGCCATACTCCATAACCCAGATATACTGGCACACGCCCATGACAACCTTCATATCGTGCTCGATGAGCAGGATGGTGAGGTCGAATTCATCGCGTATATGGCCGATAAAGTGCATGAGATCAAGGCTTTCCTGCGGGTTCATGCCTGCAGCCGGCTCGTCGAGCAGCAAAAGTTTGGGCTCGGTGGCAAGAGCGCGGGCAATTTCAAGCCTGCGCTGCGCGCCATAGGGCAGGCTGCCAGCCTGGTCGTCCAAGTTGGCGCTCAGGTTCACCCTTTCAGCCAGCTGCTTGCTCTTTTCAATGATAGCCGCTTCTTCTTTGTAGAAGGCAGGAATACCCAGCGGAGCCATCCACCACGGGCAGCGCCTGCGCACATGACAGCCAACCATGATGTTTTCAAGCACGGTCATCTGCTGCGAAAGGCGGATATTCTGGAAGGTGCGGGCCATGCCCAGATTACAGATTTCGGCTGGGCCAAGGCCTTTTACGCTCTTGCCGCCAAAAATCACGTCGCCTTCCTGCGGGGTGTAAAAACCGCTCAGAACATTGAATGCCGTAGTTTTACCAGCGCCGTTGGGACCGATAATGCCCGCAATGGCACCCTTGGGCAGGGCAATGGAAAGATCGCTCACCGCCGTAACGCCGCCAAAACGCATGGTTACGTCCTTGGCCAGCAGCAGCGCGCCCTCGTAATTGGGAGCTGTGGGCAGAATAAATTCGCTCATGCCTTGCCCCTCCTCAAGAACGCGCCAATAGTCTTCCAGGTTACTTCCCTGGTTCCCATGATGCCCTCACGCCGGTAAAGAATAATGGCCAGCAGCACCAGCGAAAACACCACCATGCGCATGCCGGGGATGCCAGGTATTTCAAGAAATCCCAGATCGATGGGTTCTTCAATGGCGCGCAGCCACTCCAGCAGAATGGTGATGACCGTGGCGCCCAGCAGACTGCCCGACAATGAACCAAGACCGCCGGCCACAACGAACATCAGCACGTTGAAGGTCAGCAGGAAGTTGAACATCTTGGGGTCGATGGTGGAAAGGTGGGTTCCCAGCAATGCACCGCCCACACCGGCAAAAAAAGCGCCGATGCAGAACGAAAGTACCTTGTAGCGGAACACGTTGATGCCCATGACCCGGGCGGCAATTTCGTTATCGCGTATGCAGCGCAACACGTTGCCGTAGTTGCTGAACAGGAGCCGCCATAGCACTATGAGCGTAAAGAGCGTCCATATGTAGCACGAGAGCAGGCTCGCGTGACCAGGTATGCCCTTGATGCCCAGCGAACCGTTGGTCACCGAGGTGGCGTTGACAATGATAACGCGGATGATTTCGGCAAAGCCCAGGGTGGCAATGCCCAGATAGTCGTCACCGAGCCGCAGCACGGGCACGGCTATGATGAAGGCGAAGATGGTGGCTACAAACCCGCCCGCCAGAACAGAAACCCAGAAAGGCGTAAACAGGTCGGAGAAAGGCCAGATGATGGGTTCGAGAATCCACATCATCTCTTTTTGCTCTGGGGTCAGAATGCACAGGGCCGAAACATATGCGCCAATGGCGATAAAACCCGCATGTCCAAGAGAAAACAGACCGGTAAAACCATAAATGAGATTGAGTGAGAGCGCCAGAATGGCGTTGATGAAAATGAGCTTGGCGATGTAAATCTGATAGTCGCCGAGAAAACTATCTGCCTGGGAGAGCACAAGGCCAAACAGCAGCATGACCATGATGCTCAGAAGTGTGCTTCTGTTCAGGCGCATTAGATTTTCTCCTCCATTCGCTCGCCCAGCAGACCCGTGGGCTTGAACAGCAGCACGAGCACCAGCAGCACAAAGGCAAAGGCGTCGCGATACCCAGAAAGCTCAGGCATGAAGGCCACGGTCATGATTTCCACAAAGCCCAGGGCAACACCGCCGATAACAGCGCCCTGGATGGAACCGATACCGCCAAAAACGGCGGCGATAAAGGCCTTGAGACCAGGCATGATGCCCATGTAGGGGTGCACCTGCGGGTAGCGCAGGGCCCACATAATGCCCGATGCCGCCGCAAGCGCGGAGCCGATACCAAAGGTAAGGGCGATAATGTTGTCTACTCGCACGCCCAAAAGCCGAGTTGTTTCAATGTCTTTTGAGATGGCGCGCATGGCCAGACCGG
The Desulfovibrio sp. DNA segment above includes these coding regions:
- a CDS encoding ABC transporter ATP-binding protein — protein: MSEFILPTAPNYEGALLLAKDVTMRFGGVTAVSDLSIALPKGAIAGIIGPNGAGKTTAFNVLSGFYTPQEGDVIFGGKSVKGLGPAEICNLGMARTFQNIRLSQQMTVLENIMVGCHVRRRCPWWMAPLGIPAFYKEEAAIIEKSKQLAERVNLSANLDDQAGSLPYGAQRRLEIARALATEPKLLLLDEPAAGMNPQESLDLMHFIGHIRDEFDLTILLIEHDMKVVMGVCQYIWVMEYGALIAEGGPEAIRNNPVVIRAYLGEDATLEKVV
- a CDS encoding branched-chain amino acid ABC transporter permease, with amino-acid sequence MRLNRSTLLSIMVMLLFGLVLSQADSFLGDYQIYIAKLIFINAILALSLNLIYGFTGLFSLGHAGFIAIGAYVSALCILTPEQKEMMWILEPIIWPFSDLFTPFWVSVLAGGFVATIFAFIIAVPVLRLGDDYLGIATLGFAEIIRVIIVNATSVTNGSLGIKGIPGHASLLSCYIWTLFTLIVLWRLLFSNYGNVLRCIRDNEIAARVMGINVFRYKVLSFCIGAFFAGVGGALLGTHLSTIDPKMFNFLLTFNVLMFVVAGGLGSLSGSLLGATVITILLEWLRAIEEPIDLGFLEIPGIPGMRMVVFSLVLLAIILYRREGIMGTREVTWKTIGAFLRRGKA
- a CDS encoding pitrilysin family protein; translation: MQRILLLLPLLMALLAGAASAAPGDQRVLTRLPNGLSVYIIKDSRFPLVATRLYVRTGSVNEDPKQAGISHLLEHMVFKGTEHRPKGQVARDVEALGGYLNAATSFDKTWYMTDMPAAHWRMGMDVVKEMAFQASLDPKELESEKEVVISELERDQDSPMSRLFESLQVSTLQNTVYGRPIIGFKDTVRAITADDLRAYVQRWYQPQNMLLLVAGDIDPQAVMQHAQELFGGMTNTNDVVAPPAVDLRDAPGGPRVEVVRGPWNKIYLGLAFPAPALRDLRSVDLDVLSYLLGGDGTSLLTRKYEYDKQLVDGLSVGNMSLDRAGMLYITANLAPEKLDAFWQGLTADLAKLKAADFKPEALKRARYNLEDSMDRSAETLNGLASWLGSVQFELGGDQAEQNLRFTQRNVTLAQVQQAIDLWLDPSRVRVRVLAPQNAKLPDLEAVLQKNWSVSAAAKAEKQASTMAGQQEVVDLGQGRTLILIPDATVPYVAMDMMLPGGNSLLKPEQQGLAELTASTLGDGSGKLDAQAVEKFFADRAAALSAKAGLQTFTISLTGPARFNADYLSMLGDVLGKPRFEAKEIKREAENMKAAIRQRADRPTSYLFSRLNPFLFPGGQAYGYDTLGTEANLGKFTPKDVRGFWERQIVQPWVLAVAGDFDREAVLAFARSLPTPDNKGFSLAAPSWGDARNLDLHLPGRNQAHVLQVFKAVPFTHPDAPALMLLQSVLSGQSGLLFSSMRDEQGLGYTVTAFYRAMPQAGMMAFYIGTTPDKVAQAREGFAKIIADIKAKPLPAELLETGSNRLLGEYYRDKQSLDARAGVAATDSVLGLPRDFSKSLIDKAAKLTPSEVQAVAQKYLDEKNLYNMTLLP
- a CDS encoding ABC transporter ATP-binding protein, with amino-acid sequence MLEIRNLHVRYGGIQAVQGISLNIPRGSIVTLIGANGAGKSSIIRSIAGLNKTISGDILLTRHEGDAPVSLMGLKPEDMVRRGISLSPEGRRILPHLTVEENLHLGAYSRSNRDEIAHDIEWVYSLFPRLKERSWQKGGTLSGGEQQMLAVGRALMSRPDLLMLDEPSLGLAPLLVREIFDIVKRINEEGKTVLLVEQNAFAALSVAHYAYILEVGRVVLEGPGRELLEDPKVKEAYLGG